In Acinetobacter sp. C32I, one genomic interval encodes:
- a CDS encoding DUF4124 domain-containing protein, which yields MNLSYLKTILYTTSTAAILLCSSQNYAQQYYKWVDAKGSTHYTTTPPPKGAKRLDKVSTYGNSPQSSNPTTQQGHRANSEATPNVTQQAPQTAPSTPTNTVKPQSQPSAAASSDR from the coding sequence ATGAATTTATCTTATTTAAAAACAATACTTTACACAACATCAACCGCTGCAATACTACTGTGTTCCAGCCAGAACTATGCACAACAATATTACAAATGGGTTGATGCCAAAGGTTCAACCCATTACACCACCACGCCGCCGCCAAAAGGTGCCAAGCGTTTGGACAAAGTTTCAACGTATGGCAATAGCCCTCAAAGCAGCAACCCAACGACTCAGCAAGGCCATCGAGCGAATTCTGAAGCCACTCCGAATGTAACACAGCAAGCACCGCAGACAGCGCCATCCACGCCGACTAACACAGTGAAACCACAAAGCCAGCCATCTGCAGCAGCATCATCTGATCGCTAA